The genomic region GGAGCAGCAGCCGGTCGACCGGGTGGGAGAGGTAGCCGCAGTCCAGGCGGACCGCCGGCATCCGGGTCATCCGCAGGAGGTCCCACGTCTTGGGGTGCGAGCCGAGGTCGAGCATGCCGGTGCGGGCGAGGACCTCACGGCGGGCCAGGTTGGCGAACTGCTCGCCGACGGTGGACGAGGGGCCGGAACCCGTGCCGTAGTAGTAGCTGGCCACCCCGCGCGCGTGCTCGGAGCTGTGCGCGTCGAGGTGCAGGGCGATGAACAGGTCGGCGCGGGCGTCGTTCGCGAACGCGGTGCGCTCGGCCGGCGACGGGTTCTGGTGCCGGCCGCGGGTGAGGTAGACCGTCGCGCCGGCTGCGGCGAGCCGGCCCTCGATGCGCGAGGCGAGGTCGAAGACCAGGTCGGACTCGGTGGTCTCCCCCTCGGTGCAGCCGGCGTCCTCGCCGCCGTGCCCCGGATCGACCACGATGCGCCGGCCGATCAGGTGCGGCCCGCTCTCGACGAGGGAGGCGCTCTGCCGGAGGAGCTGCGGCCGCCCGCCGGTGACCTTGCGGCCCAACTGGCGGAGGGCACGCAGGGTGGCCGGGCCGCAGGTGCCGTCGGCGGTGAGACCGTAGTCGCGCTGGAAGGCGCGGAGACCGGTCTCGGTCTCGGCGCCGAACACCCCGTCGACCGGGCCGGCGTCGTAGCCGAGCTCGTGCACCCGCTCCTGCAGGCTGATCACGTCGTCCCCGCGGACCGGCCGCTCGGGGTCGTAGCGCAGCAGCCGGTCACCCAGTGACCAGCGGGCCTCGTTCAGCGCCCGGTAGGTCTCCTCGCCCA from Blastococcus colisei harbors:
- a CDS encoding N-acetylmuramoyl-L-alanine amidase; its protein translation is MGTDSRMQILRLGDRGAAVADVQTALRSLGLLPDGDGAATPRPPQAMATLPDVALDSAVFDDATELAVRHFQQNRGLSVDGRVGEETYRALNEARWSLGDRLLRYDPERPVRGDDVISLQERVHELGYDAGPVDGVFGAETETGLRAFQRDYGLTADGTCGPATLRALRQLGRKVTGGRPQLLRQSASLVESGPHLIGRRIVVDPGHGGEDAGCTEGETTESDLVFDLASRIEGRLAAAGATVYLTRGRHQNPSPAERTAFANDARADLFIALHLDAHSSEHARGVASYYYGTGSGPSSTVGEQFANLARREVLARTGMLDLGSHPKTWDLLRMTRMPAVRLDCGYLSHPVDRLLLLDARVRSAIASAVLAAVQRLYLPAEADPPTGTFVLPAP